ataaacataatagaagttttcaggaactttctaTCCTAGgaaataacgtaatctttcattctgcgtttaaatttttcaaaaatacttattagttttctcaggattcgaaaaattaatgcatttaaatagcattgtacCCGAAATTTTGCGTCTATTCCCTTTAACGCTAGTAAAACTTCATATTATGATGAgcacactaataaccggcaaataacacaaaagatgaaaaacatattaagttgtgagataaaaagagatgaaactagtagagatggAATAAATGTAGCTATCGAAACCTATAAAACAttgtattgattgtttcccacgtttagacgtatcagaggagtatgtcaactaaaattttcactgtcacagtggcagttgccaaattcgtccgatacgtctaaaagtgggaaacaatcaatataatgtttTATAGCTAaattttccacctctactagtttcatctctttttatctcagaACTTAATatgttattagcgcgctcatcactgatAATATGAACCTTCAATTCTGACGTTATTAATGTTTACAAAATTGTTGGAATTTGTTTCAGTCAACCGATGAATCAGAATCACGTAAATTTGCCAAAAATAAAAGATATCAGATCACTAGATATTTCTTAATAAAATCATGGATTCCGATAAATACTGTGCGGCAAAATTAACAGTACCTACCGAAATGAATATTTAAATGtttattatgattatttatacagagtgggccaaagaaatcagtccacctcgatatttggcagtatttattagattttaaggaaagacgaaacaggtcgaattttgttttgatctaaggggacacatttttacggtacataaatctgtcatttgtcaacttcctcccttccacatcccccccccttatttttatatatagggaataggggtcgtgtgctagctcatttgaaaggttattcaattctctattcagtaatattaacattgacataattatttatatagggcgcccaaaaaaaattattttgaattaaattaattgacgcaaaaagaaaaatgtatgtaatttatttaactcaaaatacattctactggtgacataaaacagaaaaaatgtttaattaataaataaacattgcttgttgcttaaattcaatattcaacctaccaagaggcagatgggtggcactTTGAACATTGAAATGAAGCAAcaggcaatgtttatttatcaaaaaacattttttctgttttgtgacagcagtagaatgtattttgaattaaataaattacatacattcttccttttgtgtcaaataatttaattaaaaaaatttttcttggacaccctgtataaataattatgttaatgtttatattactgaatagagaattgaataacctttcaaatgagctagcacacaacccctattccctatgTCAAAATAAGGGGTGGTTGAAGTGGTAGGGAGatggttgacaaatgacagatgtaagtaccgtaaaaatgtgtctccCTTATATCAAAaatcgtcatttccttaaaatctaataatctgtttcgtcatttccttaaaatctaataaatactgccaaatatcgagccgggctgttttctttggcccactctgtatgtacagtagactcgcgattatccgagtctaGGTTATCGCGAGCCACTCGGTTAACTGAGACAGAAGTCACAACTGGTGAGTTACAACTTTCAACTTTGGCGCAACGTCGCCGCCTCAAAAAGCTTGCGCAAAAATCAATCAAAtacttttttaaacagtaatattgataaCGTAACTGGTTTTATCGTTTATAGACAGACTGTATtagttttgtcattaaaatatgcACAGTTATGgttatttacgtgtttttgtAACCAATCTCAGTCttaaccgagtttttccgtatccgaggtagtcacgaTCCCAGTTACCTCGGagaatcgcgagtctactgtacttATATTCATGATATAGACTTTTAATTATTCTCGACGACGCGAAGTTCTCGATAAAACAAATGTTAAAGATGTCCTCTGGCACGAAAAATCTTTAATAtttctagtccgcaattccggAATGTCAGACGGAGGATCGGTCTACCTCGTTCAGCATTCTCCATATGTTCGCATCAGGTAGAGATCTCCtaaaatgatcgcgcagtattcgaagatACTCCCTAGCCGTGTAACAGGTTGCCCCGTCCTGCTAAAATCAtagttgattttaagcttggactattttcgtgaccttttccgtatgaccgaaaatagtactccacgataaaaaaattttctgcaaaactgagaaccattctgaagcacctaaTATTAACACGATATTtacatacgttataacgacggtcggaaaccactcagtacgtttcaGAACATGACACATACGCATAAATTTTAGGCATACACATTTCAGATTTCATTacctactgtttattttgccgcataccgtattttaataattttttgataGTTAATATCTTagaaattaaaatttcaaaaataacttCAGTCAAAAGCTTGTCAATATTCTTATCTTACTATAAAATATCTGTTTGCtttatgtacagtggaacctcgataagtcgcccccgataacccggaagtccggctaacccggaccgattttcatcggacaaacatttcaacaataaaaatgtatgtattatgttaaaacattttatctgcagccgcttctggaatgtcttaaaaatatcgaatttcattgataaaacttccctttaatcataatataatatttgagagataatgggtatctgtgtaatttgaactatatgatagtaaaaatgactcatgcacacggcggcggcagagcgacattcattatcgcaaacaacaggcacctgttattcctttatttattttcaactgccttttaaaaaattgttttttaaacaatggtcttttaaacaatgaaagagtcaCTGTTCTTAAATTACATAAGCAGACCAGACAAAATTATTGACACAaccaaactgactgagtttttttacctagaaattaataatactctatattgtctatactaaactctatacaaccataggtaactgtgcatatatatttcatattattttgcttataagggactttatctataagtataccgtattttattaatttttaccatgctttccggctaacccggattttcgataacccggattggccgcggtcccgattaatccgagttatcgaggttccactgtacttatctATTGGCCGTAGTACGTACCTACTTATCTTTAGTGCTAATGTATTATTACTTATCGTTTTGTGAACATTATTACATCATATACTTAATAGATATACATACAAAGTTTTTGCGGTTCTGGAAAATATCCATTTTCCGTTAAAGCAAACACACAGAGTGCATTTGGGTGTCGTATAACTTGCGTAATgctcaaaaaatattaaagttagatataacttttaattataattttgtatatacagtggaacctcgataagtcggcccccgataacccggaagtccggctaacccgaaccgattttcatcagacaaacatttcaacaataaaaaagtatgtatctaggtattttttttcatacatattatgttaaaacattttatctgtagcctcttctggattgtcttaaaaatatcgagtttcattgataaaacttcgctttgaccataatataatatttgagagataatgggtatttgtgtaatttgaactatatgatagtgaaaatgactcatggcacacggcagcggcagagcgacgttcattattTCGGGCTATCACAAACAACAGAGGCAcgtgttattcctttatttatttccaactgtcttttaaaaaattcttttttaaataatggtcttttaaacaatgaaagagccactggtcttaaataacataacatcgttccgatggcagacaaagactgactgagtttttttacctagaaatgaacaatactctatactgtCTATACTCTATTCTATACTATacatactctatacaactataggcaagttagatgtgtactgtgcatatatatttcatgttactttaattataacggactttatctataagtataccgtattttattaatttttaccatgctctccggctaacccggattttcgataacccggattggccgcggtcccgattaatccgagttatcgaggttccactgtaatctttatttctgtactaTTTTGTCGAAAACTGCCCTTTTGCTTTCGTGTTCCATAAACATTATTCCTGATTTCTGCTTTCAGAAAGGGCAGTTAGCTTAAattgataaacaaaaatattgcacAATGTTAGGGCAACTAAAAAATATTTGGACAATAAAGCAGATATAGCTCGGATGAATTATGACAAAATTTTGATCGTGCTATATATCTATTAATAGTAAGAATAATGTCGGGCTAGAATGCAGCGAATGTAAAGCCATATTAAAATATTCTTTCTATAACTTTCtcgaaattatttaaaaatttagttaCCAGAATATTGtgtaatatttttgtttatttcagtATAATATATGTGTTTTTGAAAAGTAATTTCTATTGAAATTTCACTTCAATCTTTCATATAAGTTCTGCTAGTGGATTAACCAATTTTTTGCATATTCTGATTCTTTAGATATACATATCtgatttttatattattattgattcCGAACTACTGAGTTAAAGAAGTTGTACCAGTTAGATTAGGTACTTTATGTTTCAACTGTCTTCCAAAAGATAATCTTGGCAATACTTCATTGTTTTGGCTTTTTATTTGTAGTGGGGATCGATAGATCCCACATAGCTCGCACCAGAAGTTGATGCATTCAATTTTGAGTTACTGATGCCATATTATCAAGGTTTAATTTGACGATAATAAGTTATTTAGTTTGAATTAAGTTTTgaataaatattgatttttcaaacattttataGTTTGAGTTGTACATCATCAGTCTTTGTATTAGTAGGACagcaaatgaagcattttggctcgtaattttttcgtccagcatgtatttacttgaaatttttacaaaaggtagggaatagtccaacgatcattttctatatcatgccgctgtacgctaaaaccttggggttggttgccaccccatctcgtggtgGGAATTTtctattacattttaaccatgtaaatcgatgtaaaaggtAATTctacgaaaaaaatgtttatacattttcttcgtaaaactaatatttttcgagttattcgcggttgaaggtaacagtttttcgacgaaaaaatcgacttttttgagaataatcttttagtaataaaaatcttttagtaacacaaaccaaattcctTTTctatatttttacgaccaatacaaaccgagatacggcatgtgaAAGGTTTGCTTTTTTCGTCACATGCATACTTTGAAATACATATTCAAaaccaaataacgggaaaactttgcatttttcgaggaaaacttagataatattttttcaagtatacaataagtcctttaaaaaataataaaacatttttagcataaaaattgagcgacttatgatcagaaaaaggtcggtacctgcttttctctacgaataAATCAGTGAAACTAATTTCcacccctaactaccctcctaattaaaaattagtctttcttataaaatttcttttataattattgtattgtCAATAgtcccaagaagtttgacctatttaaaaggcctaattttagaaaaattggagtttaattaaaaattgattttttgaaatttcgtatttttcacctttttcttcaaaatatctccgaaaatactggagatacgaaaaaaatgatagactactaaattgtagcttttttaataactaaaatttgtttatgcacagattttcattacagtgaatagcaagatatagctgtttaaaacctctaattACGAGCAAACACTCCCTTATTTGAGCCCTTTAAAACCACTCCAATTAAAAACTAaaggatcttacggaatttaatttacatagtcttatagctcttcaaaaattctacaaaataatttttgaaaaaactttttatcgccaaaaatgaaggagctatgtttataaaacgatttgTTTTTCGTAAAAATCGAATAGTCCTCTTATTGAGCATTTTCAATGTCTATAATACCAATACCACAGAACCAGTTCGTATACTGAAAGATGActaaaaaaactatttgtatttgtacatatttgtaaattcgtatttttgtgtaaataaatgtttttgtaatcctttaattctactttttttctgtatagatctattaaattatctacttataaaaattgcaatgttattaagggtggtttttaagggttcaaatattatgatatatcctaaagcataaaacaataattatttaaccaatcgaaaccaaattttacccatattaaagttcacaatgtttttatataatttttgacaataagggttagtttacacccctaaaaatactCAACGCCCtcgagcatgatatagaatatgaagtacagggtgatatGATTCTAATCCCAAATTGTTATATTTCTCGATGCaagccaaaattattcttttacaatagtaaatattattatacaatattaaagtttaaagtgctattttataattttttacaattaggggtagttttcacccttaaaaaaccaaaagcgtacaacggctcaatgtAGAAAATGAGCTAGAGGGTGAAATGAACCTAataccaaatttttgtacaaattgaTGCTGGGCGAAAAAATTGCgaagttttgccattttttcacttttatttCCTTGATTGTAGGCATTTTATATTTTATAGGAATTTCaactaaattttcgtttataacaattaattattatttataatgtattgttaTCGTTATTTATATATCTACAAAAACTGTGATTtatccatacgctaaataaataaataggcatTTTATGCAAAATTCTAGATTTTGTCATTGTTACATTTTGCTAATTTCATGTAAGTAGaacaaagtaaattttattaggaaaaaaattaatatgtaaAAGAAATAAGAATGATCTCTTATACATCAATTCAGTTTGGGAATAGAACAGGGTAGTTTACTATTTCTTGAGCATATAGCACACGGAAGGTAATAGGGCCACTGCTACACTTCAACTGTCTATTATCATTCCTGGTTAAAACTAGGACCAGTACCCAGTGTACTGATTTTATTGAGTCGACCTGCAGCccttagatattttaaaaatgttttcactGGTAAGGGGGATCAAACCCAAGGCTTCTgaattatattttcaattatttctgTTCCATGATAGGTAAGAAAACACATACACTGCCAAAAATAAACTGTAATATAACAAATTATCacaataatgacattattttacAATTAATACTTTAAAGAACTTCCTACAAGCCTTGCAAAAAATGCATTAAATTTGTTGAAGCTGAATTCTTCTTTCCTGAACTCTTAAATATCTCATTTAACTTACTTAGATATTTCTCGCTGTTCTTTTTATGAATAGGTGTCTGCAAAGGAGTAGAAGTTTGGACCGGTAtcttttccttttttatttttatctttgggCGTAATTCCTGAAAAGACTCATCTGAATCCAAATCTATAACTTCGGGTTTGattgacttttttgaaaatggcGATTGTGTGAGATCAATTAAAGTAGTGTTcaatttgttagatttatttgaTAATCTGTTCAGTTTCGAATTACTATGACCATTATTCAAAGGAGCAGAAATCTTGGTCTCAGACTTGGTCTCTTTCTTGATCTCAGGTGTTTTAGGGTCTttacaatttttcttcttctttttgtttggGCGATATTTACTAGAAATACCCTTCAATTGAATTCTAGTGCTGGCTACCATATAGTTTCCAgtattatttttattactgtTTGTCAATGGAATAAAAGTTTTGGATAAATCTGGTGGGCTCTGGTTGACATGATTACCATGGTTGTTATTTAGTGAACTCGATGCAAAAACACTTTGATTCAATCCATACAATTTGTCTCTTTTgttcttatttttcttctttgttGCCATGCTAGTATTATTGTTAATACTGTTTCCTAATGGGATAAAAGTTTTAGACCAATCTGGTGTTTTGTCAATAACATAGCTGTTATTTAGTGAAACTGAAGCAACAATACTTTGATTCAATCCACAGAATTTATCtcttttgttcttctttttcttctttattaATGGACTGGATATTAGTGATATCTTGGGTATTGGTTTACGCCTTGGTTTATCCAATTTTGTTTGGTTTTCATGATTACAGAATTTACATTTAGTGACCTAAAAAAATATTAGTGTTAGTGCATAAAAATATGTTCTCTACATATTCACATTTAAACATAAAACGAAGGGGATGTACAACATCCTATGAaggacgaccgttcgagatgggaagcgagttgtgcagttAGCCAAGACCTaccccgggttgtagtgctaccaaaagaagaagaagaagatgtacaacaatgtacaaactacggGGCCATAAAACTTCTCAGTCAGACCATGAAAATATTGGAGAGAGTAATtgttagtctaggcgccaaatagaggtcactgtgtccaattctgatggacaaactcaatggtttcttatggatttttgtctgctgattacgaatttcgagggtggatttcgatccgagtggtcaacaaattgttataaacaatttaattgtttataatactctgactcataaactaaaagagaaaaaaaatgtttcaaataaaatttgttccttaaataCTAAACTTAAATACAacagttagaactcaagatattgtaaaattagtgcacaatgcaaatagcaaaatacatatttttcgaagctttatcgatcgtaactcggcttctacgcatgcaaatgagccttagaaggtctcttaatgttgttctgaagctattttcttgtggcatttttacaattttaactatttataatgggaaataagccacaatattattaaaaaatgatttttattaacgtttcgacgcccaaatcgggtgccgttgtcaaaatacaaaatactactaacataaacaaaaatgttgttgcttagtaaaaaaattcttctaataatttatttaatttgactcatttacatcggcaattcagatacataatatgatacattttaaagtagaagactttaaaatgatattgctaatatttatgagttgcgttcctgggacgactttactgaaagatagttcattcgattacatgaaatcaaccccaactcaagaatatccgtcacaaaaaaaaatcatagcatgtgatctgtctttaaaaagacaaccacatgcaacggtgacattaaaattctcgcgttagagatctcatagtaaatcacgagggaaaaccaggaaaacctcgtgatactatcccgacatcgtaagtatttggtcttacatttaatttactctcaaaattaataccaaattctgactttactataattttgtttaaattataaataatatcaataatacatggatatatacgtaatactaaattataaaatatgtactaacttgaCTATTGActtttactaattgtggtattttctttctatttctttcagtatgggtatccacaattgtgtcgcaaattcctcggtggaatgcagtaggatgtggatacccatactgaaagaggaagtcaatagaaagaaaataccacaattagtaagtcaatagtcaagtcagtacatattttatattttagtattacttatatatccatgtattattgatattacttataatttaaacaaagttatagtaaagtcagaatttggtattaattttgagagtaaattaaatgtaagaccaaatacttacgatgtcgggatagtatcacgaggtttttcctggttttccctcgtaatttactatgagatctctaacgcgagaattttaatgtcaccgttgcatgtggttgtctttttaaagacagatcacatgctatgattttttttgtgacggatattcttgagttggggtagatttcatgtaatcgaatgaactatctttcagtaaagtcgtcccaggaatgcaactcataaatattggcaatatcattttaaagtcttctactttaaaataaatgaatTCTTAAAATAATTGAACTTTCATTAGATAGCTGAAAGTAAGCAATGGAATTTGTATTGTAatcatattatgtatctgaattgccgatataaatgagtcaaattaaataaattattagaagaatttttttattaagcaacaacattattgtttatgttagtagtattttgtattttgacaacggcacccgatttgggcgtcgaaacgttaataaaaatcattttttaataatatagtggcttatttcccattataaatagttaaaattagaaggtatcattttaaagcttaattaataggcttccaaacaaagtttgttaaattactttatcttcattttttctttaagttatacccgtttaaagttataattttcttaaaaaattgtacattaacttgtttataagggtttcaagcaaatttgagctataaacatttatactttaattaacaataatgatagaagaacttaaaaggaacaatttgagcttatcaaaatgttcgtaagtttatttttggccaagatatcgatattttggctataaatttcgtcacttacttgactgtgagccgatcttgcgcctcatagcgctccattaaaatatcgatatcttggccaaaaataaacttacgaacattttcataagctcaaattgtttcttttgagttcttctatcattattgttaattaaagtataaatgtttataccTCAAAattacttgaaacccttataaacaaattaatgtacaattttttaagaaaattataacttcaaacgggtataacttgaaaacaaatgaaaataaagtaatttaacaaactttgtttggaagcctattaattaagctttaaaatgagatgagacattctaaggctcatttgcatgcgtagaagccgagttacgatcgataaagct
This genomic window from Diabrotica virgifera virgifera chromosome 1, PGI_DIABVI_V3a contains:
- the LOC126885034 gene encoding GATA zinc finger domain-containing protein 4-like; the encoded protein is MSVIDDETRIFQNSIRYLHNISTLPETNVPTLRSFICLKRRLMELRRSSFLPTSATKPSMHCQKCFLNYFEGPATYNVISKPTRYTFEDKVKAKQKNGLPLTRYQEKYLKRMKKFTGNILVTKCKFCNHENQTKLDKPRRKPIPKISLISSPLIKKKKKNKRDKFCGLNQSIVASVSLNNSYVIDKTPDWSKTFIPLGNSINNNTSMATKKKNKNKRDKLYGLNQSVFASSSLNNNHGNHVNQSPPDLSKTFIPLTNSNKNNTGNYMVASTRIQLKGISSKYRPNKKKKKNCKDPKTPEIKKETKSETKISAPLNNGHSNSKLNRLSNKSNKLNTTLIDLTQSPFSKKSIKPEVIDLDSDESFQELRPKIKIKKEKIPVQTSTPLQTPIHKKNSEKYLSKLNEIFKSSGKKNSASTNLMHFLQGL